Proteins from one Ficedula albicollis isolate OC2 chromosome 21, FicAlb1.5, whole genome shotgun sequence genomic window:
- the CTNNBIP1 gene encoding beta-catenin-interacting protein 1: MNREGVPGKSPEEMYIQQKVRVLLMLRKMGSNLTASEEEFLRTYAGVVNSQLSQLPQHSIDQGAEDVVMAFSRSETEDRRQ; this comes from the exons aTGAACCGTGAGGGCGTCCCCGGGAAGAGTCCGGAGGAGATGTACATTCAGCAGAAAGTGAGAGTCCTGCTCATGCTCAGGAAGATGGGATCAAAT CTGACGGCCAGCGAGGAGGAGTTCCTGCGCACCTACGCGGGGGTGGTGAACAGCCAGCTGagccagctgccccagcactccATCGACCAGG GTGCTGAGGATGTTGTGATGGCATTTTCCAGATCAGAGACAGAAGACAGAAGACAGTAA